One Coleofasciculus sp. FACHB-1120 genomic window carries:
- a CDS encoding fatty acid desaturase produces the protein METTIKKSDFVLTPYMKSNDLRATYQILNTVVPYVLLWVLAVKATAISLWLLPPIIVLIVLFSLRCFSLMHDCGHYSLFRSKRVNRVIGFVLGVINAMPQYGWSRDHSYHHKTNGNWEQYRGVADFLSTEEFSKLNSFDQRLYELLRHPLMAFPGGFFYLAIKPRLALIAGAYDFMSHLLTCWRTKPGMGLPEIFSSHKSKHWYTATEFWDLLFNNICVIGGCIFLGYLLGFRFFFSVYAIALTLSAAIFIWVFFVQHIFDGAYAHKTEGWDYLLGAIEGSSYLELPTILKWFTADIGYHNIHHLSERIPNYNLKACHHENIHLLSKAKTIRLGDMVGCSKFILWDSATNYLVSIASFRQASQSIALETELRGGKR, from the coding sequence ATGGAAACCACGATTAAAAAGTCAGATTTTGTCCTTACTCCCTACATGAAGAGTAACGACTTACGAGCAACTTATCAAATCCTCAATACAGTTGTTCCTTATGTTCTTTTATGGGTTTTAGCTGTCAAAGCCACTGCTATTTCCTTATGGTTACTACCACCTATTATCGTTCTGATCGTTCTCTTTTCACTCCGCTGTTTTTCTTTGATGCATGATTGCGGACATTATTCACTTTTTCGCTCAAAACGGGTCAATCGGGTCATTGGTTTTGTGTTGGGTGTGATTAACGCCATGCCTCAGTACGGTTGGTCAAGAGACCATTCCTACCATCACAAAACCAACGGGAATTGGGAGCAGTACCGTGGTGTTGCGGATTTTCTCTCTACAGAAGAGTTTTCTAAACTCAATTCATTTGACCAAAGACTCTATGAATTACTGCGACATCCCTTAATGGCTTTCCCTGGAGGCTTTTTCTACCTCGCGATTAAGCCCAGACTTGCCCTAATCGCTGGGGCTTATGATTTCATGAGTCATTTGTTGACTTGCTGGCGAACAAAGCCTGGTATGGGTTTACCGGAAATCTTCTCTTCACATAAGTCTAAGCACTGGTATACAGCGACTGAGTTCTGGGATCTACTCTTCAATAATATTTGTGTAATCGGCGGCTGCATTTTTCTGGGCTATCTACTTGGTTTTCGGTTCTTTTTTAGCGTTTATGCGATCGCGCTAACGCTTTCGGCGGCAATCTTCATCTGGGTCTTCTTTGTGCAGCACATTTTTGATGGCGCTTATGCTCACAAGACAGAAGGTTGGGACTATTTGCTAGGAGCGATTGAGGGCAGCAGTTATCTAGAGTTGCCGACAATTCTGAAGTGGTTTACCGCAGACATCGGCTACCATAACATTCATCATCTTTCTGAACGAATCCCTAATTACAATCTCAAAGCTTGTCATCATGAAAATATTCACCTCCTCTCAAAAGCAAAAACGATTCGGCTCGGCGATATGGTTGGTTGCTCCAAATTTATCCTGTGGGATTCTGCCACCAATTACCTTGTCTCGATTGCATCCTTTCGTCAAGCAAGCCAATCCATCGCTTTAGAGACAGAACTGAGAGGGGGAAAACGATGA
- a CDS encoding DUF6193 family natural product biosynthesis protein → MEKYNRREFIVYGSATVCSLLLLSVSASSKTPQASTSAISTKTSTNEYVEHKWQELEQRWQEILQKHEQRWQYTEQTWENNQMPPIIRTRMVESHRSVYDLVNLIQTARKHSVLGQLYPYTSHYCLGFSRYTEAPFWYDCPAAVPTGKGQYEVLAPSNYQQIIAVVNDVPTAISFIVKNLPVEYFNLST, encoded by the coding sequence GTGGAAAAATACAATCGGCGGGAGTTTATTGTGTATGGCTCAGCCACTGTTTGCAGCCTCTTGTTACTGAGCGTTAGCGCTAGCAGCAAGACGCCTCAAGCATCAACCAGTGCCATCTCTACAAAAACATCAACGAATGAGTATGTTGAACATAAATGGCAGGAACTTGAACAGCGGTGGCAAGAGATTTTGCAAAAACACGAGCAGCGCTGGCAATATACAGAGCAAACCTGGGAAAACAATCAAATGCCACCCATCATCCGAACCCGCATGGTTGAGTCACACCGTTCTGTGTACGATTTAGTTAATCTTATTCAAACTGCCAGAAAACACTCAGTGCTGGGTCAACTTTATCCGTATACCAGCCATTATTGTCTAGGTTTCAGCAGATATACTGAAGCGCCATTTTGGTATGATTGCCCTGCTGCTGTACCCACCGGAAAGGGGCAGTATGAAGTATTGGCTCCTAGTAATTATCAACAGATTATTGCAGTTGTTAATGATGTACCAACAGCAATTAGTTTTATAGTTAAAAATTTGCCGGTTGAATATTTTAATTTATCTACTTGA
- a CDS encoding DUF4139 domain-containing protein, producing the protein MAMQELASRIDTVKVYAGGATVTRIAELPLNAGELPEHVEIPGLPLALDDSSVRVRVDVETQIPSPIASDVRIGLAVPPPQETQNPPPDEELRAAAAEVQRIEDAIALIENEIAILNNLKIPNRPEAEPGKAPPPSPMNARLALANFSDEQIRARIQEKRENLEKLRLAQEYLADLQHKQAIASTARNARPNELRKTIIVRLSYEELTPSTPVLVGEQSQNSPLSLVKKGEEGLGFSRLVIEYFVPGARWTPTYVCRLNSAESSASITVRALICQRTGEDWTGVRLELSTAEPMGWCELPELPSLRLGRVQPAMRKSGWRRPPIGAEILFEDYDEQEQAALAAVSSQSAIANFLNNAPSVPPLPDLMAQERSEMHLSYGMAMAMPAAAPCADYEDVEASLAPQVESRSLGERLATHKALKRSAAAPPAAPESLQRRRRQNLEDTTDENSVTDLLAYGLMRMGAANDPAHRGKLTIEQREEIYLEILQRQKVVVTFNVIQVVQEAFDNAQKCLWMMLPPGGIHVRDVAGSFDYAYSADGRIDVPSDVQFHSVALTSNSTDIDLRYIVVPREDTNVFRIAQLRNPLQAPLLAGPADVYVDGEYILSTNIATVPPKAQMELGLGVEQAIKVSRNTVYEEVRSGETIVSFNELRHKIKIDINNYLPRVAKIEVRERLPIPQEGAKVDIHCDRVSPPWEKYEQQERNSPIKGGYRWQVEVPAKEETTLSVDYIIKTFVDSELIGGNRRES; encoded by the coding sequence ATGGCGATGCAAGAACTAGCTTCTCGGATTGACACAGTTAAAGTCTACGCTGGTGGTGCCACTGTAACTCGGATTGCTGAGTTACCGCTGAACGCTGGGGAACTGCCAGAACACGTTGAGATACCGGGATTGCCTCTGGCGCTAGACGATAGCAGCGTCCGGGTGAGGGTTGATGTAGAGACGCAAATCCCGTCTCCCATTGCCTCAGATGTTCGCATTGGTTTAGCCGTTCCTCCACCGCAAGAGACACAAAACCCACCACCTGATGAGGAATTGCGTGCAGCGGCGGCTGAGGTACAACGCATTGAGGACGCGATCGCCCTCATCGAAAATGAGATCGCCATCCTCAATAATCTAAAAATACCCAATCGCCCCGAAGCTGAACCAGGGAAAGCGCCACCGCCTTCGCCAATGAACGCTAGACTTGCCTTGGCAAACTTCAGCGACGAACAAATCCGCGCCCGAATCCAGGAAAAGCGGGAAAATTTGGAAAAATTGCGTCTTGCTCAGGAATATCTTGCCGATTTGCAACACAAGCAGGCGATTGCGTCCACCGCCAGAAATGCTAGACCAAATGAGCTTCGCAAGACGATCATTGTCCGTTTGAGTTATGAAGAGTTAACTCCCTCTACTCCTGTCCTTGTAGGAGAGCAAAGTCAAAATTCCCCTCTTTCTCTTGTTAAAAAGGGGGAAGAGGGGTTAGGTTTTTCACGCTTAGTGATTGAGTATTTCGTCCCCGGTGCGCGTTGGACACCGACTTATGTTTGCCGTCTAAATAGTGCGGAATCTAGTGCCAGCATTACCGTCAGGGCGTTGATTTGTCAGCGCACAGGTGAAGATTGGACGGGGGTAAGATTGGAACTTTCCACTGCTGAACCGATGGGTTGGTGTGAGTTGCCGGAATTGCCCTCATTGCGGCTAGGACGAGTGCAACCAGCAATGAGAAAATCAGGCTGGCGTCGTCCCCCAATTGGTGCAGAGATTCTTTTTGAGGACTACGATGAGCAGGAACAGGCCGCTTTAGCTGCTGTGTCGTCACAAAGCGCGATCGCGAATTTCTTAAACAACGCTCCTTCAGTCCCACCCTTACCCGATCTGATGGCGCAGGAGCGCTCTGAAATGCACCTCAGTTATGGTATGGCGATGGCTATGCCAGCAGCAGCGCCTTGTGCAGACTATGAGGATGTGGAGGCATCACTGGCACCGCAAGTAGAATCCCGTTCCCTAGGAGAGCGACTAGCGACCCACAAAGCATTGAAACGATCGGCAGCTGCCCCACCAGCAGCACCGGAATCTCTCCAGCGTCGAAGGAGGCAGAACCTGGAGGATACTACAGATGAGAATTCTGTAACCGATTTACTTGCATATGGTCTCATGCGAATGGGCGCAGCAAACGATCCAGCGCATCGCGGTAAATTGACAATAGAGCAAAGAGAGGAAATATATCTAGAAATCCTCCAACGGCAGAAAGTTGTTGTCACCTTCAACGTCATTCAGGTAGTGCAAGAGGCTTTTGATAACGCCCAAAAATGCCTGTGGATGATGCTTCCTCCCGGTGGTATCCATGTGCGAGACGTTGCAGGTTCCTTCGACTACGCCTACAGCGCCGATGGACGAATTGATGTCCCCTCTGACGTGCAATTTCACTCCGTCGCGCTAACTAGCAACAGTACAGATATAGATTTGCGTTACATCGTCGTTCCCCGCGAAGATACCAACGTCTTCAGAATTGCCCAACTCCGTAATCCCTTACAAGCACCTTTACTCGCTGGTCCTGCGGATGTCTACGTCGATGGCGAATACATCTTATCTACAAATATTGCCACAGTTCCACCAAAAGCACAGATGGAATTAGGGCTAGGAGTGGAACAAGCCATCAAAGTTTCTCGAAACACCGTTTATGAAGAAGTTCGTTCCGGCGAAACCATCGTCTCATTCAACGAACTGCGCCACAAAATTAAAATCGATATTAACAACTATCTACCAAGAGTTGCCAAAATTGAAGTACGGGAAAGACTCCCCATTCCCCAAGAAGGAGCCAAAGTAGATATCCATTGCGATCGCGTCTCGCCACCTTGGGAAAAATACGAACAACAAGAACGTAACTCCCCCATCAAAGGCGGTTATCGCTGGCAAGTCGAAGTCCCCGCCAAAGAGGAAACCACCCTATCAGTTGATTACATTATTAAAACTTTTGTAGACAGCGAATTGATTGGGGGGAATCGGCGGGAATCGTAA
- a CDS encoding PAS domain S-box protein produces MVSDLNYLQALRACCRDEAAFEQLKQLLNLEEESVEKIVSQTQTQVDADFQSPIAHSWENLLPAEILLPQSDPKLEKVAANKLGIIFQLLNRDDSRWLLFAHSGCQEFLELAPYSAYTNLTQLWSLIHPDEREAYEQSLLISAANLQPWIWEGRVITKSGEIKWMQTAARPILQGNDDIYWNGLLIDITERKIHDEALLLSEQKFSIAFRYSPDAMSITTLNDGRYIDVNDSFLRLSNYKREEIIGRTSIEINAWVNPEDRMRMQQTLLEQGAIRNQEFEFRKKSGEVGIYLFSAEIVNINGESYIVSVRSDITERKAAESLVSAAAERDRLIYEIALRIRRSLDLKEILNTTVEEVRQFLHADRVFISYFDEKGQGTAVAESVDPNFPSILGWVTENIAYKEIKQIFELDRIRVVNDTTKVEKSAFIAEYHNRYQVKAGIGVPIMLGDKLYGILIANQCSAPREWQQCEIDLLAQLGVQVAIAIQQSSLLQQVQALNANLECQVEERTALLQQKMQELQELNRIKDVVLHTVSHDLRTSVQGTIMVLNNLLGSPEEKVTVPRSLIERMIQGNERQLSMIKSLIETNTTENKGLILQRELVQLNTLVPAILRDFKPTLAENQATIKNMMAANLPLVMVDPYQLQRLFENVLTYALKQNSPGLKLTLKAKVDKQMIRFTIENNGVDMGQLECDRLFNLLVRDPQARCSTNIGLKLYLCRQIITAHGGEIGVTSRPNHGSTFWFTLPWTTAEN; encoded by the coding sequence ATGGTTTCTGATTTAAATTATTTACAAGCTTTACGGGCTTGCTGTCGAGATGAAGCAGCTTTTGAACAGTTAAAACAGCTACTGAATTTGGAGGAAGAAAGTGTTGAAAAAATAGTCAGCCAGACTCAAACACAAGTTGATGCAGATTTTCAGTCGCCAATTGCCCATTCCTGGGAAAATCTTTTGCCCGCAGAAATTTTACTACCACAAAGCGATCCAAAACTTGAAAAAGTAGCAGCTAACAAGTTGGGAATTATTTTTCAGCTCCTCAATCGCGATGATTCCCGCTGGTTACTATTTGCCCATTCTGGCTGTCAAGAATTTTTAGAATTAGCGCCTTATTCAGCTTATACCAACCTGACTCAATTATGGAGCCTGATCCATCCAGACGAGCGGGAAGCTTATGAACAGTCATTACTGATTTCAGCAGCTAATCTCCAACCTTGGATATGGGAAGGTCGTGTGATTACCAAATCAGGCGAAATAAAGTGGATGCAAACGGCGGCTCGACCTATTTTGCAAGGAAATGACGACATTTATTGGAATGGTTTACTGATAGATATTACCGAGCGCAAGATTCATGATGAGGCACTCTTACTTTCAGAGCAAAAATTTTCTATAGCGTTTCGTTATAGCCCTGATGCTATGAGTATCACAACACTCAATGATGGGCGTTATATTGATGTCAATGATAGCTTTCTCCGCCTTAGCAATTACAAACGAGAAGAAATTATTGGTCGTACCTCAATTGAAATCAATGCTTGGGTGAATCCAGAAGACCGCATGAGAATGCAACAGACTTTGCTGGAACAAGGAGCGATTCGTAATCAGGAATTTGAGTTTCGCAAGAAATCTGGTGAGGTAGGAATCTATTTATTTTCAGCAGAAATTGTCAACATTAATGGTGAATCATACATAGTTTCTGTAAGAAGTGATATTACTGAGCGCAAAGCTGCTGAAAGTTTGGTTAGCGCCGCCGCCGAACGCGATCGCTTGATTTACGAGATTGCTTTGCGAATTAGGCGATCGCTCGATCTGAAGGAAATTCTAAACACTACCGTTGAAGAAGTTAGGCAGTTTTTGCACGCGGATCGCGTCTTTATTAGTTACTTTGATGAAAAGGGGCAAGGCACAGCCGTAGCAGAGTCGGTAGATCCTAATTTTCCGTCAATTTTGGGTTGGGTTACAGAGAATATTGCTTACAAGGAAATTAAACAGATATTTGAACTCGATCGCATCCGAGTTGTCAACGATACAACGAAAGTAGAGAAATCTGCATTTATCGCTGAGTACCACAATCGATATCAAGTTAAAGCGGGCATTGGTGTCCCAATTATGCTAGGAGACAAACTTTATGGCATTTTAATTGCCAATCAATGCTCTGCACCACGGGAGTGGCAGCAGTGTGAAATTGACTTGCTCGCTCAACTGGGAGTACAGGTAGCGATCGCAATTCAGCAATCTTCTCTCTTGCAACAAGTACAAGCGCTGAATGCCAATCTGGAATGCCAAGTAGAAGAACGTACCGCTCTGCTACAGCAGAAAATGCAGGAACTGCAAGAGCTGAATCGGATTAAAGACGTTGTTTTACATACAGTTTCTCACGACCTTCGTACCTCGGTTCAGGGCACTATCATGGTATTAAATAATCTGCTGGGATCGCCAGAAGAAAAAGTGACAGTTCCGCGCTCTCTGATAGAGAGAATGATTCAAGGCAACGAACGCCAACTGAGCATGATTAAATCATTAATCGAAACGAATACCACCGAAAACAAAGGACTCATCCTTCAGCGAGAGTTGGTTCAATTAAATACACTGGTTCCAGCGATTCTCCGAGACTTTAAACCCACGCTAGCGGAAAATCAAGCAACCATCAAAAATATGATGGCGGCAAATTTACCCTTAGTAATGGTCGATCCATATCAGCTTCAGCGGCTTTTTGAAAATGTATTAACCTATGCTTTGAAGCAAAATTCACCTGGGTTGAAGTTGACCTTAAAAGCAAAAGTTGATAAGCAGATGATCCGCTTTACCATCGAAAATAATGGTGTAGACATGGGTCAATTAGAGTGCGATCGCCTATTCAATCTCTTAGTCCGCGATCCTCAAGCTCGCTGCTCGACTAACATCGGGTTAAAATTGTATCTCTGCCGGCAAATTATTACCGCTCACGGTGGAGAAATTGGAGTGACAAGTCGCCCGAATCACGGCTCTACTTTTTGGTTTACACTCCCTTGGACAACAGCGGAAAATTAG
- a CDS encoding PAS domain S-box protein, translated as MNKKNRNSASHQANTGMNLPLSWLFSIANQLRYGLVLLVVLTLLLTSGILIYLSFQAQLQQVEIAQQERSHAAAGEINAYLDDLQRKLSYLARVPGLTDLSPEIQDRFLEALTRHNSAYETVAVFNNKGEIVSFSSPYGKAIFYQEETSTSFLQAFRQQEDFVSPVRIDPKTRLQTVILAVPIRNQQDEINGVLMAWINLKFLWNVLSQTRVGKTGYAYAIDNRNYLIAEKGESPEKFNLKDLSGYQFIQKITKLNGARRLTTYQGLRGVEVVGAISTIRNGRWKVVVELPTLEAYAPVRKMLLVMGIALSGAILVATELGWFFSRQIVLPLQRLTKAAAQISGGNLDTQVTVIQGNELGVLATTFNEMTAQLRGLIKDLRKERNFVSAILDTAGALVVVLDSQGRIIRFNRACEETTQYSFEEVKDKYFWDLFLIPEEVEPGKNLFKSLQSGELPSTYENYWVTKNGSRRPIAWSNTVLVDTDNSVNYIISIGIDITERKRVEEALTRSEELYRTLARNFPNGAVFLLDQDLRYTIAEGAGLAAIGLSKELLEGRMLCETLPCETCELLEPTYRAALAGKATVIEVPYNNSPDSDRSGSRIYLLHALPVKNEGGEIFAAMVMTQDITDWKQAEEKLRQERDFNTTIVQTSPAFFVAINPDGTVRMMNDAMLHALGYTFEEVLGTDYLSTFIPQSDRAIVSEVFERVIQLQQLPQQNNYVLTKQGEKLLVEWHGRSVAKENGELDFFFGLGIDITERQRAEEALLLSAERDRLSGAMALRIRQSLDIQQILDTTVIEVRNFLLADRVFISRIYSNFEVVAESVAPPWRPVLGWSPTDEEHMQQIRAMFENKSIHVVKDTSQIELSSAISQDFSNYHIKAYLAVPILLNDEAWGILMVDQCTNPRDWKQLEIDLLSSLSTQVTIAIQQAKLYQQVQDLNASLERQVETRTAQLIQKMEELKELNELKDEFLHAVSHDLRTPIMGMSLVMNNLLNKVGDTIPISRSILERMIQSSDRQLGLINSLLEAHSSEVRGVVLQYEFVELSTLIQAIAEDLEPLLSKHQASLINRVPYDLPGVTADPLQLRRVFENLLTNALNHNPPGLRITLEALVEEEMIHCTVADNGIGMNPEACDRLFDRYVRGNHARSAGIGLGLYLCRQIITAHGGQIGAISAPGTGATFWFTLPLATSPEVEKSG; from the coding sequence ATGAACAAAAAAAATCGCAATAGTGCTTCGCATCAAGCTAATACAGGGATGAATTTACCCCTATCTTGGCTTTTTTCAATTGCAAATCAGCTGAGATACGGTCTAGTCTTGCTAGTCGTTTTAACGTTATTGCTCACTTCGGGAATTTTAATCTATCTAAGCTTTCAAGCTCAATTGCAACAAGTAGAAATTGCCCAACAAGAGCGTAGTCATGCGGCTGCTGGGGAAATCAATGCTTACTTGGATGACTTACAGCGGAAACTAAGCTATTTAGCGAGAGTGCCAGGATTGACCGATCTTTCGCCTGAGATTCAAGATAGATTTCTGGAAGCGTTAACCCGCCACAATAGTGCTTATGAAACAGTGGCAGTTTTTAATAATAAGGGTGAAATTGTTTCCTTCTCTTCACCTTATGGTAAGGCAATTTTCTATCAAGAAGAAACTTCTACATCTTTTTTACAAGCTTTTAGACAACAGGAAGATTTTGTCAGTCCCGTTAGAATTGACCCTAAAACTCGCTTGCAGACAGTTATCTTAGCCGTGCCCATTCGCAACCAACAGGATGAAATTAATGGTGTTTTAATGGCTTGGATAAATTTAAAATTTCTCTGGAATGTTCTCTCCCAAACTAGGGTAGGTAAGACGGGTTATGCTTATGCGATAGACAACCGTAATTATTTAATCGCTGAAAAAGGAGAATCTCCTGAAAAGTTTAATCTTAAAGACCTTTCTGGCTACCAATTTATCCAAAAAATAACTAAATTAAATGGTGCAAGACGGCTGACTACTTATCAAGGTTTGCGAGGTGTTGAGGTCGTGGGAGCCATTTCTACTATCCGTAATGGACGCTGGAAGGTAGTGGTAGAACTACCCACCCTTGAAGCCTACGCTCCAGTGCGAAAAATGCTTTTGGTGATGGGTATAGCATTGAGCGGGGCGATACTTGTAGCGACTGAGCTGGGTTGGTTCTTCTCTCGGCAAATTGTATTACCTTTGCAGCGGTTAACAAAAGCAGCAGCCCAAATTAGTGGAGGGAATTTGGATACGCAAGTGACGGTTATACAAGGCAATGAGTTGGGGGTATTGGCGACCACTTTTAATGAAATGACGGCTCAATTGCGGGGGCTAATTAAAGATTTGAGGAAGGAACGAAATTTTGTTTCTGCCATCCTTGATACGGCTGGTGCTTTAGTAGTGGTTCTCGATTCCCAAGGGCGAATCATCCGTTTTAATCGCGCTTGCGAGGAAACAACTCAATACTCATTTGAAGAAGTTAAGGACAAGTATTTCTGGGATTTATTTTTAATTCCGGAAGAAGTGGAACCTGGCAAAAATCTTTTTAAATCTCTCCAATCTGGTGAGTTGCCTAGCACGTATGAAAACTACTGGGTAACGAAAAATGGAAGCCGACGACCGATTGCTTGGTCGAATACAGTTCTCGTTGATACCGATAACTCAGTTAATTACATTATCAGTATTGGGATAGATATCACGGAACGAAAACGAGTGGAAGAGGCACTCACGCGAAGCGAGGAATTATACCGCACGCTTGCAAGAAACTTTCCAAACGGCGCAGTTTTCTTGCTCGATCAAGACCTCCGTTACACGATTGCTGAAGGTGCAGGATTAGCTGCGATTGGTCTTTCTAAAGAGTTGTTAGAAGGAAGGATGCTTTGCGAAACATTACCTTGTGAAACTTGCGAATTGTTAGAGCCGACTTATCGTGCGGCGCTGGCAGGAAAAGCTACTGTAATTGAAGTGCCTTACAACAATTCGCCTGATAGCGATCGCTCCGGTTCACGGATCTATCTTTTGCACGCACTTCCCGTCAAAAATGAAGGCGGAGAAATTTTTGCGGCAATGGTAATGACGCAAGACATTACCGATTGGAAGCAAGCAGAGGAGAAACTACGCCAAGAAAGAGACTTTAACACCACGATTGTTCAAACTTCTCCAGCTTTTTTTGTGGCTATCAATCCGGATGGTACCGTCAGGATGATGAATGACGCAATGCTTCACGCTCTTGGTTATACCTTTGAGGAGGTTTTAGGAACTGATTATCTTTCGACTTTTATTCCCCAAAGCGATCGCGCAATCGTTTCTGAGGTCTTTGAGCGTGTCATCCAACTACAGCAACTGCCTCAGCAAAACAACTACGTTCTTACCAAACAAGGCGAAAAACTGCTAGTAGAATGGCACGGTAGGTCAGTTGCCAAAGAAAATGGGGAACTTGACTTCTTCTTTGGGTTAGGAATTGATATTACCGAGCGCCAGCGTGCAGAAGAGGCGCTGTTACTCTCGGCGGAGCGCGATCGCTTGTCGGGCGCGATGGCACTCCGCATTCGACAATCACTCGATATTCAGCAAATTCTAGATACTACCGTGATAGAAGTCCGAAATTTTCTGTTAGCAGATCGGGTTTTTATCAGTCGTATTTATAGCAATTTTGAGGTAGTTGCGGAATCGGTCGCTCCCCCTTGGCGTCCTGTTTTGGGATGGAGTCCCACAGATGAAGAACATATGCAACAAATCAGAGCGATGTTTGAGAATAAAAGTATCCACGTTGTTAAAGATACTTCTCAAATAGAACTTTCTTCAGCTATTTCTCAAGATTTTTCCAATTATCATATCAAAGCTTATCTGGCTGTACCAATTCTTCTGAATGACGAGGCGTGGGGAATCTTAATGGTCGATCAATGTACAAACCCGCGTGACTGGAAGCAATTGGAAATTGATTTGCTTTCATCACTGTCAACTCAAGTGACAATCGCCATTCAGCAAGCGAAACTCTATCAACAAGTACAGGATCTAAATGCTAGTTTGGAACGTCAAGTTGAGACGCGCACTGCCCAACTCATTCAAAAAATGGAGGAACTCAAAGAGCTGAACGAACTCAAAGATGAGTTTCTTCATGCAGTTTCTCACGATCTTCGCACGCCAATTATGGGAATGTCTTTGGTAATGAATAACTTGTTAAATAAAGTGGGCGACACGATTCCCATTTCGCGCTCAATTTTAGAGCGGATGATTCAGAGTAGCGATCGCCAACTGGGTTTAATTAACTCTCTCCTCGAAGCGCATTCCAGCGAAGTTCGCGGCGTTGTCCTCCAATATGAGTTTGTAGAACTGAGTACGTTGATTCAAGCGATCGCAGAAGACTTAGAACCGCTGCTATCAAAACATCAAGCGTCGCTGATAAATCGAGTTCCCTACGATTTACCGGGCGTGACAGCCGATCCATTGCAGCTGAGGCGAGTTTTTGAAAATTTGCTCACTAATGCGCTGAACCATAACCCACCCGGACTTCGCATCACCTTGGAAGCCCTTGTAGAAGAAGAGATGATCCATTGCACCGTTGCTGATAACGGCATCGGGATGAATCCAGAAGCGTGCGATCGCCTTTTCGATCGTTATGTCCGAGGCAATCACGCCCGTTCTGCTGGCATCGGTCTAGGGTTATATCTTTGTCGGCAAATCATCACCGCTCATGGAGGACAAATTGGTGCCATTAGCGCCCCCGGAACTGGAGCAACTTTCTGGTTCACATTACCTTTAGCAACCTCACCAGAGGTAGAAAAATCTGGTTAG
- a CDS encoding BMP family protein, which translates to MTKKTICLVLIFFLVACGATGSKITPKPESGKAGTFKVAMLFPGPIDDKGWNQSGYEGLKLIEKELGAEVAYSASVPEADGEKTFREYAKKSFDFLISHGDEYRDAAERVAKDFPRTKFAVMSSYAGNNKNVGALAFRSGEVGYLTGVVAGLKTKTKKVAFIGGQAYPVMEEEATLFKRGVLATKLDSTVSIKWVNSWSDADKARKIAQEQVAAGTDVLVVDADRANIGVIKVAAQSKGVYVIGWIHAINGIENRHKLAPKTIVTSVVQQVPMLMLEGATLVQQGRWEGKQYKFGLLEEVQDLAPFYGSLTLDQEAFVDSVKQDIITGKIDVSP; encoded by the coding sequence ATGACCAAAAAAACTATTTGCCTAGTTTTAATTTTTTTTCTGGTGGCCTGTGGTGCAACTGGAAGCAAGATTACACCTAAACCTGAGAGTGGAAAAGCCGGGACTTTTAAAGTAGCGATGCTTTTTCCCGGCCCTATAGATGACAAAGGTTGGAATCAATCAGGTTATGAAGGGTTGAAATTAATCGAAAAAGAACTTGGAGCTGAGGTGGCTTATAGTGCTAGCGTTCCTGAAGCCGATGGTGAGAAAACCTTTCGTGAATATGCAAAAAAAAGTTTTGATTTTCTCATCAGTCATGGTGATGAATACCGCGACGCTGCCGAAAGAGTCGCAAAAGATTTTCCCCGCACTAAATTTGCAGTCATGAGTAGTTATGCCGGTAACAATAAAAACGTGGGTGCTTTGGCGTTTCGCAGTGGGGAAGTGGGTTATCTAACTGGGGTTGTTGCTGGACTAAAAACCAAAACCAAAAAAGTTGCCTTTATTGGCGGTCAAGCCTACCCAGTAATGGAAGAAGAGGCTACCTTATTTAAACGGGGTGTCCTGGCAACGAAACTGGACAGTACAGTTTCTATCAAGTGGGTTAACAGTTGGTCAGATGCAGACAAAGCTAGAAAAATTGCCCAGGAGCAAGTTGCGGCGGGAACTGATGTTTTAGTTGTTGATGCCGATAGAGCCAATATAGGTGTTATTAAAGTAGCTGCCCAAAGTAAGGGTGTTTATGTTATCGGCTGGATACATGCCATCAATGGAATTGAAAATCGGCACAAACTGGCTCCAAAAACGATTGTTACCAGCGTTGTCCAGCAGGTGCCAATGTTAATGCTGGAGGGAGCAACCTTGGTACAACAGGGGCGATGGGAAGGCAAACAATACAAGTTTGGGCTGCTAGAGGAAGTTCAAGATTTAGCTCCTTTTTATGGCTCGTTAACTCTAGATCAAGAAGCTTTCGTCGATTCTGTCAAGCAAGATATCATCACTGGCAAAATAGATGTTTCGCCCTAG